Proteins encoded together in one Prunus dulcis chromosome 3, ALMONDv2, whole genome shotgun sequence window:
- the LOC117620787 gene encoding uncharacterized protein LOC117620787 isoform X3, protein MKKDLTTVRLLSEKTKEIGQVAYANAVEGRIVALAALLIVAAEKISETVLELRDNDSASKEKVTLYECVVREALSLVRPTTRLAAAKRTSTATENDNSEKRRLLLLEIELLQLFGAVAESGCTDKKVTSPLIRAAQVGDEAVMQLLLQTDIDVNDADAEGNSALHWTLKLSRSLCPQQIKILWLLIKHGARVSQRNKLGLTALHIAAGNGNSEALQVLLLEAPDGTQYKTEIKETPLFFAVRNDSMECAELLLSWGASSEILNLRRQRPIDLTTSQDMRFILLNPTSVNLSNNAFPSQHKCIACSQGDEAFSSTCEALLTMTDEDTTSERKIHSSTKVEICKYFVSPRGCVRGAKCFYAHGMEEHQKVKQEAVCNHSHDAKELKRIFVGGLPPSVGSDSLGKFFEEQFGPVDDAIVIFSQIENKIQSRGFGFVTFKKEKSVSAAVQAHYVSMLNKPVEIKSVVPRLAAESEKLSPRQQGQEKNCRPQLPPQMSSDEMIMEANKPEQGSWLDKLLHGQPKTSPIKPRARKISSPEDKSMPIWLKAFKKWFPGFLQDLSKHPRNGKYALSSLKGDFRAKFGLELDHAPLGFSKLSDFIKSFSNLCTVKVDPVGKNGFLNHMILQPKFRHHHQLCQCHTLRMSSNSSVSTASDDGGNSKCLQDISTDDGGDSKCLQDISTDDVGDSECLQDISTDDVGDPECLQDISTDNVGDSECLQDISTDDVGDSECLQDLSVDDGGDSKCLRDLPIDDGAGNLGLKETSSYREEKPSHGHHPEVNSAKDASHCIHPRVLQFLKPDPLFHGKKELDVSSERGQCIGELRGSTNNRRDPQQHLVLETLARKRNKSFSYFLRDFDFYKYYDAPSTQDYKECILEGKCFGCNQKQMLWANFPCQHLLWCSSCKVQAILAAGDFEHKCVVCDLQVHKIITLPRHDDFPPIVDPAAYLPTPLMKKTSPLSGNR, encoded by the exons aTGAAAAAG GATTTGACCACCGTGAGACTTCTCAGTGAAAAAACCAAGGAAATCGGTCAGGTGGCCTATGCAAACGCCGTTGAAGGGCGTATAGTTGCTTTAGCGGCTCTGCTTATTGTAGCCGCAGAGAAGATTAGCGAAACGGTATTGGAGTTGCGTGATAACGATTCGGCTTCTAAAGAGAAGGTGACCTTATACGAATGTGTTGTACGGGAAGCTTTGTCCCTGGTCCGTCCAACGACGCGGTTGGCGGCGGCGAAACGCACCTCGACGGCCACCGAGAACGACAACTCCGAGAAAAGGAGGCTTTTGCTTCTCGAGATAGAGTTGCTTCAGCTCTTCGGAGCTGTTGCTGAAAGCGGTTGTACGGACAAGAAGGTGACGTCACCACTCATCCGCGCGGCCCAG GTAGGAGATGAAGCCGTCATGCAGCTGCTTCTGCAGACAGATATAGATGTAAATGATGCTGATGCAGAAGGAAATTCTGCTCTTCATTGGACCCTTAAATTGTCGAGATCGTTATGTCCACAGCAGAtaaa AATTTTATGGCTTCTCATTAAGCATGGTGCACGAGTAAGCCAAAGGAATAAATTAGGATTAACTGCCTTACATATTGCTGCTGGTAATGGTAATTCAGAGGCACTTCAG GTCCTTCTATTGGAAGCCCCAGATGGTACCCAGTATAAGacagaaattaaagaaacccCGCTGTTCTTTGCTGTTAGGAATGATAGTATGGAATGTGCTGAGCTTCTTTTGAGCTGGGGAGCAAGTAGTGAAATTCTCAATCTGCG TAGACAAAGACCTATTGACCTGACAACCTCGCAAGATATGCGTTTCATCTTGCTGAACCCAACCAGTGTTAACCTCA gCAACAATGCTTTCCCCAGTCAACATAAATGTATTGCTTGTTCACAAGGTGATGAGGCTTTTTCAAGCACCTGCGAAGCACTTCTAACCATGACAGATGAAGACACCACTTCTGAAAG AAAAATTCACTCCAGCACCAAGGTAGAGATTTGCAAATACTTCGTCTCTCCTCGTGGATGTGTGAGAGGAGCTAAGTGCTTTTATGCACATGGTATGGAGGAGCATCAGAAAGTGAAGCAGGAAGCAGTCTGCAATCATTCTCACGATGCTAAAGAACTCAAGCGCATCTTTGTAGGAGGACTTCCTCCTTCAGTGGGATCTG ATTCCTTGGGTAAGTTCTTTGAAGAACAATTTGGGCCAGTGGATGATGCCATAGTCATTTTCTCTCAAATAGAAAACAAGATACAATCTCGAGGCTTTGGATTTGTCACATTTAAAAAGGAGAAATCTGTTTCTGCAGCTGTTCAAGCACACTATGTCTCCATGCTAAACAAACCAGTCGAAATAAAAAGTGTGGTACCAAGATTGGCAGCTGAGTCGGAGAAATTGTCACCTCGACAGCAAGGACAAGAGAAGAATTGCCGACCTCAACTTCCACCACAGATGTCGTCCGATGAGATGATTATGGAAGCAAACAAACCTGAACAAGGTTCTTGGCTTGATAAGTTACTCCATGGCCAACCAAAGACAAGTCCCATAAAACCTCGAGCACGTAAAATCTCAAGCCCAGAAGATAAAAGCATGCCTATTTGGCTAAAGGCTTTTAAGAAGTGGTTTCCTGGGTTCTTACAAGATCTGTCAAAGCATCCAAGGAATGGAAAATATGCTCTATCTTCTCTGAAAGGTGATTTCAGGGCTAAATTTGGCTTAGAACTGGATCATGCACCTCTTGGATTCTCCAAGCTGAGTGACTTCATCAAATCTTTCTCCAACTTATGTACCGTTAAGGTTGACCCTGTAGGAAAAAATGGATTTCTCAATCACATGATCCTCCAACCAAAATTCAGGCATCATCACCAACTCTGTCAATGTCATACACTCAGAATGTCTAGCAATTCCTCTGTTTCTACAGCGAGCGATGATGGTGGTAATTCAAAGTGTCTTCAGGACATTTCGACTGATGATGGTGGTGATTCAAAGTGTCTTCAGGACATTTCAACTGATGATGTTGGTGATTCAGAGTGTCTTCAGGACATTTCGACTGATGATGTTGGTGATCCAGAGTGTCTTCAGGACATTTCGACTGATAATGTTGGTGATTCAGAGTGTCTTCAGGACATTTCGACTGATGATGTTGGTGATTCAGAGTGTCTTCAGGACCTTTCAGTTGATGATGGTGGTGATTCAAAGTGTCTTCGGGACCTTCCAATTGATGATGGTGCTGGAAACTTGGGATTAAAGGAAACCAGTAGCTATAGGGAAGAGAAACCCTCCCATGGGCATCATCCTGAAGTGAATTCAGCTAAGGATGCATCACATTGCATCCACCCAAGGGTCCTGCAATTCTTGAAGCCAGATCCTCTGTTCCACGGTAAAAAAGAACTTGATGTGAGCAGTGAAAGAGGACAATGCATAGGAGAGCTTAGAGGAAGCACTAATAATCGGAGAGACCCACAACAGCATCTGGTTTTGGAGACCCTTGCCAGAAAAAGGAACAAATCATTTAGTTACTTCCTTCGTGACTTTGATTTTTACAAG TATTATGATGCACCGAGCACGCAGGATTATAAGGAATGCATTTTGGAGGGAAAGTGTTTTGGATGCAACCAGAAGCAGATGTTATGGGCCAATTTTCCATGCCAACACTTGCTGTGGTGCAGCTCCTGTAAAGTACAGGCCATACTGGCTGCTGGTGATTTTGAACACAAATGCGTGGTGTGTGATTTGCAAGTCCACAAAATCATCACACTTCCGCGCCATGATGACTTCCCACCTATTGTTGATCCTGCAGCTTATTTACCAAC TCCATTGATGAAGAAGACATCTCCATTAAGTGGTAACAGATGA